CCTCATCTGAGAGATGCTGCCTTTCCCACACCAGTCTTGATATCAGTTTTCTCACTGCTCTTACATTGTAGCTATGTCCTTGAGGGTTAGCTATGCAAGTCCTGTCTGTGGCAGGAATTTGTGTACACTGGCCCAGGGATCAGTAACTAGATAATAAATTCTTTTGAATCCTGGCTTGCATTGTATCTtgataagaaaataaatctcaTCCTCTCAGCAGCAAGTTATTCTTTTATTGTAAGGATGCTGCTGGTGAGTGATGTTTTCCAGACTGATAAATGTGtgtttcctgtgctgcaggttaTTTGGTTTGTCTTAGGTGTTTGTGTTTCAACTATATGAAACAATCTGTCTGGGGAGAGGCCCAGAAATAATTGGCAGAGGCTTTTATTCTTCTATAGGTCTTTATAACCATAGATCTATAGCATATCCAAATGTGAAAGTAAAATCGTGCTTCACCCCGTGGCTAGGGTattgaacacagacagctgtgcTTCCACACTCCTGCTATATTCCTGTATCTCTTTACAGCTGTGTGTTTTAAAACTAGCTAATGCACAGAAGATGAAAAAGTTTGAGATGCTGAAGAAAATAGACTCTTCCATCAGATATGAACAACTCCATAGCCTTTCCAGTAGTTGACTGGAAATGTTAATTCAAACAACTTCCCTTCAAATACTAATTTCAGGTGTAGTGACTGACTTCCCTGTAGCTTCAAGAGCTTTAAAATCCACTTGTATTTTAGGCTTTGCTTAGTATATTTGTTGTGAATATTGCAATTACAATATTGGCTtgaagaggaaacagaaaaactaCTTTTGTCCCTGTCTCTTCATATTCATTTGGCATTTGTTTCCTCTTCTCAAGGGCTTTCCCTGGCAGACTGCACACAAGCTGGCATACAGCTAATGCCAGGTAAGCACAGGAACATCATTCCAGATGGGTGTTTAGGAGATTTTATTGATACTTTTTTGTCATTACTATTATATGAGCCAATACAGTACTATTGTATTGTGttttccttcatcttttctAAATACTGACTTTTTATGCCCAACATTCTAGTTCCTGATGGCAACAGGAATCAATGCTATcatcttttcctcctggaaatAAGATAAAGAAGGTTATtacctgagaaaaaaaatctactttctTTAGGACAATTTATTAAGCCTTTTGTGATTTTGTCtccttgttctgtttttttgtcCTTAGATAGTCTCAATTATTTACAAACTATAAGAAGCTTAGAGATTATGATGCAACCTTGCAAGAACACAAATCTTGCAAATGGACaaataaagcacagaaaagTTAGCAATGCAAAGGAAATCAGGGAGAAAGAACCAAGAAGTATTCTCTTGCTTCCTTGTCTTTTTCCTATTTTACCACATATACAAGTCAGAGCAACTTTATGCCACACAAGGGGCAAGAGTAAATCACAATAAATCAGtctgaaaaaattaaaagccatCAGTTCAGCTGCAGGAATTCTGTGAGACTGCTAGTACAGTTTTGTAAGATTGCTGGTTAAAAATCAGTATTAAAATACTATACTGAGaagttaaagaaagaaaaatctgtggtAGCCCATCTGCTTTCCTGTAGCTACTGGTAGCTCCTGCTGCATCTGCATCTACCGTGCTGTGCGATGTTTCAGAGAGGCTCGGAAACAGCAGTCCCCCGACTTTCTGCGGCTCCTGAACCCCATTGGCTGGAAGGCGAAGCAGAGGCGGAGAGTGCCCTGAATGTTTGTCTCCTCCACACACCATaaagcaggcagccagcatgCACTGTCTGACAGCCAGACCAGTGCTTGCAGTTTGAAATTAGTTTCTGCTCTGCATCAGTCCCTTGGGTATTTAATGTTTGCTTCTCTTAATGGAACAAAAAAGCCTTGCAGCATACGAGTGAACTAAACAGGAGCTGACCATAGGGGAGAATGTGATGCAAATGTAGAGATTGTTTGGACTCTGTGACATAGATCACCAAGGTAAATGTGATGATGATCAGAAACTGCATCTGTGAGAGAGTAAACCAGTATTTCTGAGTTTGAAACCTTACTTTGTAACAGCAGTCAAAGtattctgctgcctgcctcgGTGCTggcttattttccttttcttcccaagctgaaaagcaaaagaaggttTTCGAAGGAATGCAAAAGGGACAGGAGTTTTAAAAGCAGGAAGCTGGAAGGGAATCTCCATAAGATGAATTTCACCCAGCACCGTGGGACACTCCAGCCTCTCCATTTCTGGAACCACAGCTATGGACTGCATGGAGGTGCCAGTGAGCCCAGTGCAAAGGGCCACTCCTCAGGAGGCTGCTATGAGCAACTCTTTGTATCCCCTGAAGTGTTTGTGACTTTGGGAATCATCAGCTTGCTGGAGAACATCTTGGTCATTGTGGCAATAGCCAAGAACAAGAATCTCCATTCACCCATGTACTTCTTCATCTGTAGCTTGGCAGTGGCTGATATGCTAGTGAGTGTATCTAATGGATCAGAAACAATTGTCATCACGCTGCTAAACAATACAGACACAGATGCACAGAGCTTTACCATAAACATTGACAATGTCATTGACTCAGTGATTTGCAGTTCCTTGCTTGCATCAATTTGCAGTCTGCTCTCAATAGCAGTGGACAGGTATTTTACTATCTTTTACGCCCTCCAGTACCATAATATCATGACGGTGAAGCGTGTAGGGGTCATCATCACATGCATTTGGGCTGCTTGCACAGTCTCAGGCATTTTGTTCATCATTTACTCTGACAGTAGTGTTGTCATCATCTGTCTCATTAGCATGTTCTTCACTATGCTCATTCTCATGGCATCCCTCTATGTCCATATGTTTATGATGGCACGGATGCACATCAAAAAGATTGCTGTTCTTCCTGGGACTGGCCCTATTCGCCAAGGGGCCAACATGAAAGGGGCCATCACTCTCACCATTTTGATTGGAGTTTTTGTTGTGTGCTGGGCTCCGTTTTTCCTGCATCTGATTTTCTACATCTCCTGCCCCTACAACCCTTACTGCGTGTGCTTCATGTCCCACTTTAATTTCTACCTCATCCTCATCATGTGCAATTCCATCATCGATCCACTTATCTATGCATTCCGGAGTCAGGAGCTCAGGAAAACATTCAAGGAGAttatctgctgctgcagcctgcgaGGGCTTTGTGATCTGCCTGGTAAATATTAAACAGCGTGGATATGTTGCTGTATATACAACATGCAGTACAAACTTCCGAGCCTTCagattctctttctcttggctTAAATCATTAAGATAGAGCAATTCTTTCTGAATCCCCTGCCTCTCATCCTTGTTTCCCATTCCTGTGCAATTCatatttttgtttaatgtttGTGTTATCTACTTTGTAATTTATTTGGCTGGAAAGAGAAGGAGCACTTCATTTGTAAGTAAGCAAATAAATGTAATGATGAACGTGAAATACCAACAAACATGAGCAGCTCTATGTTCCAACTGCTGACAAAATAAATAACTTGCTTGACTTACAGTACATATTGTCTGATACTGTTCCTTATTCTGCTCAAATAATTCTAGATATCCATTAAATTATATACTGCTTAAAACAGAGCATATACTTCTCTGTTGCTGGATTAGAGGTTTTCTGGAATTAGCAGATTTTTCATAAAAGTTACTGCAACCGATGATTTCTATTCATAATTTTGAGCTCGTTCCCTTCTACTCCATAAGCAGCAGCAATTCTGTTCTTTGTTACAGTTATAGCTTACAACAAGATTTTTCAAATGCCTGCTATGCAGACAATCAATGCATGGGCTTTTGGTttgtgatgctttttttttcaagatgaTAATTAATATATGTCTGAAAGTATCTTTTTGTAAAGTTGAAATTACTCCCTAGAGCATCACTTAGCCCTGGATATGCTAGACTGGCATCCAGGTAGACTAGCACCCTCTGTTCAGACATGAAGCAGGTACAGTATTAACATTGACATTGCCATCACCAAGGTAAAGACTCACTGAGGAATTTACTTATAAAGATGAAAAGGGAATTTCAGTGTGAGTATTCAGTCCTTCCTTTTCTAAGGTGCTCAGGGTAACAAGGACTCTGTGCTTTAGAAGAAAATCTATCCTTGTTAGAAAAAAGGTGCCCTCTGTTCTCAAGTGTGTTTTTAGCAGATGGAATTCACTTCCAGGATTCTCACAGAAATGTCAAGGCATGTGTTGATTTGGCCTGAATAACTCAGATGATAGTGTGGAGTATATTAGTTGTATTGGGACAATCCTATCCCATGGAaggggtgctggctgacaaGGCTGTAAATCCATGTTCTGTATCTGGCAGTCCTGTGTGTTACTGCTGTTTCGAGTCAGTTCACCTTTTCAGGCATCTATTTGATGTGTTCTTAGTTTCATGCTAAAGCACCACTCCTTCCCCACAGAATATAATAGGGACCTCAGTTCTCTCATTTTAGCACCTTTAGAGGTATTTCCAGTGTAAATATGAGTACACAGGATTCCATGAAGATGTCCCTTAACACCTCAGCTTGTATGTAAAGGCACAGAAAATTTAATTTACTTATTcccagaaaatattaaaaacggTGGAAACTGGTACAAGACCTGGAAAgatctgcttttaaaaactaaaattaaatGTAAAGAACAATTTAGGTTTTAATCTTGGATGCCTGCCAAGATGATTAGTGACTTATCTGGATGAGCAGTTCTATTAATTTTCTTGCAAATGTCTTGTTACCTCCAGCTGCTTGTTCCCTCATTAAAGACAGACATACAATGAAAAGCTATTCATGACAGCCTAATGTTTGCTACCTGGCTCTCCAGACAGAAGCTTGTCTTTCAGCTGTGGGTACCTTTTCAGGATATTGTAAAACTGTGACAACATTTGGTCCTTTGTCAAAGAGCATGAAGGACTTAAAGTGGTTCTCGGTATTTTTAACTTCAATTTATCTACAAGGAGAGTAAGAAAGTCATTCAACTTTGTGCATCAAAGTCCCTTCATAGACCAGCAGCAGAGAAATCTGGTCTCTTACAGCCCTATTCTTTCACTTGTGTCACTCCATCCACCACACTGCTTGCAACACATCCTTGTTACCTTCTCTCGGCTTTAGTAAATAATATTGCCACATCGTAATGGTTGCAGCATGGAAGATGTTGAAAAATATCTACTACATCAACTCATTTTCTTCAGGAGGGAACAATAGACATTTCAATAATACATCCCTACCTGGTTCTACTAGGTAGAGAATAAAAAATGTCAAAGCAGGAAGAGTAAAGCTTAAAGGAAAAACGaaacagaaaaagtaaaagaaaaagatgtaaATGAATAGGCTGCCCAAAAGTCTGATGGACTTTATGAAAGACCTTTCCCTCTCCCACAAGACATGATGCTAGCTATGCAAAAATGCACTGGCAATAATGCAAGAAATTGCTGATGCCACTTTGAACAAGACACAAGTCTCACTTGATCTCTTGTTTTGCCTCACTTTCTTTAGTTATATTAGGACTGtaaattatcacagaattgttttggttggaaaagaccttgaagatcatcaagtccaatgatCAGctcaagaccaccatggccattaaaccatgaccaaaggtgccacatccacacgCCTCAAGTCTGTACTTGACGCCTGCCAGAAAGCAaaaacagcaaagctgctgaagctACATCAACATTTCCATTTCTACTCAGTAATTCTGAGAATCCTGATGGAAAAGTTGAGTAAGCACAAGGGCAAGTCCTTTGCCATGACCACCAGGAGTCCATCTAGCCAATTCATTCAAGCACAACCTCAAACAACTCCAGGCAACAACTCAAATTATGATATTGGACTCCAGATATTCCCTTTGTAGTCCACAGATACAGAGAAGGTCCAGTGGAAAGCGGCACAAGAACAAGATACTACCTCAGGCTCTCTGAACATTACTTTGAaagtctctctttcttcccttagGCTATAAAAGGACCAGACAACTAATTTAAACATATATGCATTCTGAAGAGTCTGTGTTTCCATAAATTACTTCCTGAACTCCCGGTTGATTCTTAAAATTAACAGTCTCACTTCTTTTTTGCAACCCAAGGCTAACAGAAATAACCATTGCTTTCCATCAATACTTTTCTTGTAGCTTCCAAAAATGGTGTGCATCTCTTTTGCAATTATTTGGATTAAGACTACTTAAGACAGCTGTGACCCCATTAAGCTCTAAATTTCATTTAGAAATCTAGTTTTAAAAATTAGCTTAGTCAAGAGTTGTAGCAACTCTGAGCCTGCTTAGCACTTCCACTGTGTTTATTTAATAAAGCTAAATGTATATGCACGCTTTTTAAAATGGAAGTTTTAATTGAAGAttacttttttaatttcatgGTATTATCTTTTAAGGTGTAATTTATTAAAATTGCTGGCAAACCTCCTACATAGATAATTTTCCTATTCCCATATACTCTGTTCCTTTTGAGTAGCTAAATCAGTTCCTGTTCATCTAGCTTGCTGGAGAGTGGAGACTGCAGGGTTATTAGATCTTTGTTCTTCTATTTGAAAATCACCTGAGGAAACAAGAGTTGTCTCTTTAAATATCTGGAACCTTAATCACTTTAGCACTCAGCATTTTGATTGCCTTGTTTAATCATGGCACTATGCTCTGTGGCAAGGAAGTGGTTTTGTCTCCACTTTACAGGTGTAAGGATTTacattttcagttttgctgGAGAAAAGGGACTCATGGATTTGCCTAGCCTAGAAGGCAGTCTTTGCTTAAACTGGGATTGGGTGCTAGGGTTCTCCACTCGTTCCGATAACCAGCTGTGATGTAACGTACAAAACTTTTGAAGCAAAAGTCTCTCCCGGGCCCACAGGAAAGTCTCAGCTGAGGTGCCTGGAGCACCTCatcccctcctcctgctctccccttGGGGCTAGCAGGTCTGGGTCTCATCCTGTTTCCCTCAcccctggctgcagggcagtgttttgctctttcttaCCCAGGCTTTCCTGGATGTGCCTGCCTATGGCTGAGGGGCTCAGCTGTGCCCGGTGGTGAGACTGTAAGTGCACCAGGTACAACATGGTAGGCAACAACATTGTAAGCAGCATTTCAGGTCTCGTTGCTCTGTACATTTTAATTAAGTTCCAGAGAAAACTTCTTACCTAGTTATTTGCCTCTTTCATATTCACAGCTTCAGAGTGtctcttggggttttttccctgcAATGAACTGATCAGCCACAAATGCTCCCCCCTTGGGCTCTTTCCTGCTGAAGAGCTCTCACTGTAGAGCTTTAACACCTGTTATTAGCTTCTGAATTAATTACTTTGAACATAGTACAGTTGAATCTCAtcttatttatattattttaatacTCAGAATGATTCCCTTTCCCTAACTGATTTTCCAGACCTTAGTATTTGTTAAAAGAATACATAGCTTATTAGAGCTTCATTCTTTGTGAATGGCAGTGAGTAAACTGAGTGAGAGTGAGTAAACAAACAGCAGTCCAAATACATTTGGAGCCAGTATCAGCAGAGCATGAACAAACACTTTACCTATGCAATAATCTGCAGCAACCACCTTGAAATACAGAGTAATTAAACCAGATTATAAATATAAacataaatataaaaatctCTGGAGACAACATATCTGAGCAATTCTGAGATTTCTCATGCTAACACAGGTCATGCAGAGGTCAACATTCACCCAATAATTAAACTTGATTTTCCCCTTGAAAAAGCAGATAAAACAAGGCatatgaataataataaaaagtaaaaataaaaagcaaaatacaatTTCTACTAATGAGGTAAATGCTTTCTACAGGTTCCCAATTTTGGCTAGGCCAAGGGAGTCTGAAATCTTTCTGGAAAGCAGGAATTGTGgatagactggatattagaaagaaattccttacagtgagggtggtgagacactggcacagattgcccagggaggttgtggatgccccctccctggaggtgttcaaggtcaggttggacaaggccttgagcaacctgatctagtgaatggtgtccctggccatgatgaggaggttggaactacatggtctttaaggtcccttccaacacaaaccattctgtacttctataattctgtgatatctGTCCATAGATTTTACTTCCTGGGGATAAACCCTCCAAGTTCTGATTGACTGACTAGTGGGTTTTTGCAGTCAAGCATTGAAAGTCATCTTTCAGTGTGTGCTATCAATTATTACTGATGTTTCTAATTATCTGGGTACATGCACAGCCAGAGTAAATCTGGAAAAAAGCCTGGCTGTGCATGAAGACAAACATACACAAGAATGTGTTTGGTAGAAATAAATCTTTACTTATTATCCTGAAGTTTTTACTGGGGAAATGAGGTGAATGTCATTGCTTTCTTATGATTATTATCTTCAGCTTCCTCCATGGAAATGGAATGCTCACAAGTAACACAGCCTAATTTTGCCCTCTAAGAGAAAGATGCTGGTTCTTAGCATTGCTTCAGAGCTAAACAGGATAGCATTCCATGCAATATTAACAGCATCACTGCTTAAACTGCCCTTATTTGTGAACAGTGTACCAGTGCATACCAGCATCACTCATGTTTGGGACTATTCATCACCTACCAATTGCCCAAGGCAAAGAATTGAGATAGGAAATCTGTGAGGGCTCAGCTGAAGCAAGAGATGATCCATCTTTAATGCTTGTCAAATAAGTCTTCTTAATCTTGAAGATCTGCTGGCATATCAGGAATGCAATACCCAACAACCAGGCAATTCAAAGGAGGTTTA
The window above is part of the Indicator indicator isolate 239-I01 chromosome 6, UM_Iind_1.1, whole genome shotgun sequence genome. Proteins encoded here:
- the MC4R gene encoding melanocortin receptor 4, which encodes MNFTQHRGTLQPLHFWNHSYGLHGGASEPSAKGHSSGGCYEQLFVSPEVFVTLGIISLLENILVIVAIAKNKNLHSPMYFFICSLAVADMLVSVSNGSETIVITLLNNTDTDAQSFTINIDNVIDSVICSSLLASICSLLSIAVDRYFTIFYALQYHNIMTVKRVGVIITCIWAACTVSGILFIIYSDSSVVIICLISMFFTMLILMASLYVHMFMMARMHIKKIAVLPGTGPIRQGANMKGAITLTILIGVFVVCWAPFFLHLIFYISCPYNPYCVCFMSHFNFYLILIMCNSIIDPLIYAFRSQELRKTFKEIICCCSLRGLCDLPGKY